One Brassica napus cultivar Da-Ae chromosome C2, Da-Ae, whole genome shotgun sequence DNA window includes the following coding sequences:
- the LOC111214342 gene encoding 18.1 kDa class I heat shock protein-like — MSLVPSLVGGRRSNVFDPFSLDAWDPFEGLLTPSSARDMAAFTNARVDWKETPEAHVFKADLPGLKKEEVKVEVEDKNILQISGERSKENEDKNDNWHRVERASGKFMRRFKLPENAKMEEVKATMENGVLTVTVPKAPEKKPEVKSIDISG; from the coding sequence ATGTCTCTAGTTCCAAGCCTTGTTGGAGGACGCAGATCAAACGTCTTCGATCCGTTCTCGCTAGATGCATGGGATCCATTTGAAGGACTCTTAACGCCTTCCTCGGCTCGTGACATGGCAGCATTCACAAACGCAAGAGTGGACTGGAAGGAGACGCCCGAGGCACACGTGTTCAAAGCGGACTTGCCGggattgaagaaagaggaagtGAAGGTTGAGGTTGAAGACAAGAACATACTGCAGATTAGTGGAGAGAGGAGCAAGGAGAATGAAGATAAGAACGACAATTGGCACCGTGTGGAGAGAGCAAGTGGGAAGTTTATGAGGAGGTTTAAGTTGCCTGAGAATGCGAAGATGGAAGAAGTGAAGGCAACAATGGAGAATGGCGTGCTTACGGTTACGGTACCAAAGGCGCCTGAGAAGAAGCCTGAAGTCAAGTCTATTGATATCTCAGGCTGA